Proteins encoded in a region of the Prunus persica cultivar Lovell chromosome G4, Prunus_persica_NCBIv2, whole genome shotgun sequence genome:
- the LOC18779518 gene encoding palmitoyl-monogalactosyldiacylglycerol delta-7 desaturase, chloroplastic codes for MGLLSTVFVKSCVEFWGRQWNIQDITIVVLFLALHCLCLFAPFHFNWRAFWVAMALSLLTGLGVTLSYHRNLAHRSFTLPKWLEYSFAYCGVLSLQGSPIEWVSTHRYHHQFTDTGKDPHSPIKGFWHSHTGWIFDSSYRFGQYGGLKNVEDLKKQLFYRFLRHTNLLHSVLLGRLLYAAGGFSFLVWGMGVRTVLVLHNTFLVNSVGHMWGKKPWNTSDMSRNNWWVALLALGEGWHNNHHAFEYSARQGLEWWQFDFTWYIIKFLQAIGLATDVKVPTEIQKQRKASKSRILATQN; via the exons ATGGGGCTTTTGAGCACGGTTTTCGTTAAGTCCTGTGTAGAGTTCTGGGGGAGGCAATGGAATATACAAGACATAACCATAGTGGTTCTGTTTTTGGCTTTGCATTGCCTTTGTTTATTTGCACCCTTTCATTTCAACTGGCGTGCATTTTGGGTGGCTatggctctctctcttttgacTGGTTTAGGAGTGACTCTCTCTTACCACAGAAATCTTGCCCACAGGAGTTTCACTCTTCCAAAATGGCTCGAGTACTCCTTTGCCTACTGTGGGGTTTTGTCACTTCAG GGTAGTCCGATTGAATGGGTGAGTACACACCGGTACCACCATCAGTTTACTGATACAGGGAAAGACCCTCACAGCCCCATCAAGGGTTTTTGGCACAGTCACACGGGTTGGATCTTTGATAGCAGTTATCGATTTGGACaa TATGGAGGCCTAAAGAACGTTGAAGATTTGAAGAAGCAGCTCTTCTATAGGTTTCTTCGGCATACTAACCTTCTACATTCAGTTCTTCTTGGACGTTTACTATATGCTGCGGGTGGATTTTCCTTCTTGGTTTGGGGAATG GGGGTGAGGACCGTACTTGTTCTCCACAACACTTTTCTAGTTAATTCAGTTGGCCACATGTGGGGAAAGAAACCATGGAACACCAGTGATATGTCTAGGAACAATTG GTGGGTGGCACTGTTAGCGCTTGGAGAAGGGTGGCATAATAACCACCACGCTTTTGAATACTCAGCTCGACAAGGGCTAGAATGGTGGCAGTTTGATTTTACTTGGTACATAATAAAATTTCTTCAAGCTATTGGATTAGCAACAGATGTGAAGGTCCCAACTGAAATTCAAAAGCAACGAAAAGCTTCAAAGAGTAGAATCCTAGCTACTCAAAATTAG